Proteins from one Planctomyces sp. SH-PL62 genomic window:
- a CDS encoding RNA polymerase sigma factor: MAASSGLCIAFDRRYADVSPSSVERGGQPSVPRRREPTRRTGGVAAVAARDRRSTGRRHGEDDFAILVRPYLGELVRVARRRLGCDHLAWEAVQEALLGLWSRPEAPANPRAWLIRAVLFRSLHLRRMIRRRHKHEDAACAIRRESIDDADPSQAVVVAELRSEVRRAIEKLNANHRDVLSLHVIDGLDYESIGLRLGVPIGTVRSRLFRAREALKSHLGAELQERI; encoded by the coding sequence ATGGCCGCGTCATCGGGCCTGTGCATTGCGTTCGATCGGCGTTACGCCGACGTCTCGCCGTCATCCGTCGAGCGGGGGGGACAGCCGTCGGTCCCTCGCCGTCGCGAGCCGACGCGTCGTACCGGGGGAGTCGCCGCAGTGGCCGCACGAGATCGACGCTCGACGGGGCGACGCCACGGTGAGGACGATTTCGCCATCCTCGTGCGGCCCTACCTCGGGGAACTGGTTCGCGTGGCGCGTCGGCGACTGGGATGCGACCACCTGGCGTGGGAGGCGGTCCAGGAGGCGCTTCTGGGCTTGTGGTCTCGCCCCGAAGCCCCGGCGAATCCCAGGGCCTGGCTGATCCGCGCCGTCCTGTTCCGCAGCCTCCACCTGAGACGAATGATCCGACGCCGCCACAAGCATGAGGACGCGGCCTGCGCGATCCGCCGCGAGTCGATCGACGATGCGGATCCGTCCCAGGCCGTCGTCGTCGCCGAACTGCGCTCCGAGGTCAGGCGGGCGATCGAGAAGCTCAACGCGAATCACCGAGACGTGCTGAGCCTGCATGTGATCGACGGCCTGGATTATGAGTCGATAGGCCTCCGCCTCGGCGTCCCGATCGGCACCGTCCGGTCGC